The segment CCACCAGGCAGGGCCGGAGGGGCTCTCCGGCCCCCTCCAGGCGAAAGTCCAGTCGGCCGGCGCCCCAGGGAACCTCGGTCTGCCAGCGGCGGTAGGCGGCGAAGGGCAGCAGGGCGCGGCGGTCGAGGGCGGCGGCGAAGAGCCGGTTGGGCATCCGGGCGTCGACGGACACCCACCGCCCGTTAAAGGACACCAGCAGCAGATCGCCCGCCGTCCGCCGGCCGCCCTCCGCAGCGGATCCCGCCCGTCCCGCGGTTCCGGAAGGGGGCGGGGGCTGCCGTACTGCGGCCGCGGCCGGGCCAGGCAGAGGCTGCGGCGGGCCCAGGGGGGCACGGGCCTGCCGGCGGGAGGCGGCGGGGGTGCCGCCCGCCTGCTGCTCCGGCTGCGGCGCCGCGGCGGGAATCCATGCCAGGCCGGGGGTGCCGGGGACCAGCAGCTCGGCCATGCGGCCGGAGTTGGGCAGGTGCAGCCGCAGGACCTTGCCTGCGGCCCCGTCGCCGGCCCCGCCAACCGCTGCGGCAACGGTCCTGCCGGCGGCATGGCCCGGCCCGCAGGGCCTGCCCCGGGGCTGGTCCGTTCCGGCGCGGCCGCCCGCCGGGCCGGAGGTGCCGGGGCTGGCCGGAACCGCCTCCACCGCAAAGCGGTTGAGGCGCCGCAGGATGATCACGGGCACCAGGGGGGAAGGCCAGGGCAGGGCGACGTTCACCGGGCCGCTCACCGGGACCCGGCCCCGGGAGGAGCCCCGGCGGGCCGCAGGCGCTGCACGTCGCCGGCCAGGATGCGCTGGCGCCGGCCGCCGGCCTGTTCGACCACCAGGGAACCGTCGGGTGCCACGTCCAGGGCGATGCCGGCCACCTCACCGGTGGGCAGGGCCACCCGCACCGGCTCCCCCAGCCAGGCGGCACGGCTGCGCCAAGCGGCCAGCACCGGGCCGGGACCTTCCTGGTGCAGCTGGGCGTAACGTTCCTCCAGCCGCTGGAGGATCGCCTCCGCCAGCTCGTTCCGCGTCACCCGGCGGCCGGCCTCCCGGGCCAGCCAGGTCAGGCGACCGGCCAGCTCGGCGGGCACCGGCTCGCCCTCCACGTCCAGGTTGACCCCGATGCCTGCCACCACGTACTCCGCACCGTGGGGGTGGCTGACCGTCTCCAGCAGGATGCCGGCCACCTTCCGGTCGTCGATCAGCACGTCGTTGGGCCACTTCACCTGGACCGGCCGGCCGGCCAGGCCCTCCGCCGCTTCGGCCACTGCCGCCGCGGCGGCCAGCGTCAAAAGGGGCAGGTGCTCGGGGGGCAGGGCGGGGCGCAGGATCAGGGACATCCAGAGGCCGCCGGGCGGGCTCCACCAGGCCCGGCGCAGGCGCCCCCGCCCGGCCGCCTGGCGATCCGCCACCACCACGGTGCCCTCGGGTGCGCCCGCCTCCGCCAGCCGGCGGGCCACGTCGTTGGTCGACCCCACCTCGGCGAGCCAGTGGACGGTGTGGCCCAGGCGCGCGCCCGCGCGGCGGGCCTCCAGCAGCTCGGGGACGAACCGGCGGGCTGCCAGCCGCCCGGCGGCCCCGGAATCCAGGGTGTAGCCCTGGTGGGGGCGGCCTTCCACAGGCCAGCCGTCCCGGCGCAAAGCTTCGATGTGCTTCCAGAGGGCGGCGCGGGTGATGCCCAGGCCCTCCGCCAGGGTCGCGCCCGAGACCGGCTGCCCGCCGGCGGCCAGCAGGGCCGCCAGCACCCGGCTGCGCGGCCGGGGCCCGTCCCCTCTCACGGCATCCTTTGCGGGCATGGCGTTTCCTCCCGGCAACACCATACCACGCCGGGCCCGGAGCAGGGTGTCGCGGCGCCTCAGCGCTGGGCGTCGGCCGGGTGGACCACCAGGATGCCGCGCATCCCCTTCTCGTAGTGGCCGGGCATGTGGCAGGCCAGCTCGAAACGGCCTGGAAGATCGGCATTGAAGATCAGCCGGACGCTGGTTCCCGGCCGCAGGCCGGCCACCTCGATGCCATAGCCGTCGATCTCCAGCTCGTGTTCCTCCCGCCCCGTGTTGATCAGCGTCAGGCGCACCCGGGTCCCCTGCCGGACCTCGATGACCGCCGGCTGGTAGGCGTACTCGGACAGCCGGATCACCCGGTCGGCCACGGGCCGCCCCGGTGCGGTGACGCCGGCCACGCCGGGGCGGGTCGACCGCAGGTGCAGGCCCAGGGCGCCGGCCAGCAGGGCGGCGGACACAAGCAGGGCGATCACCGAGCGGGCGGCGGGCCCCGGTGCAGCCCCGTCGGACACGATGGCACCTCCCCGCAAGGGGCCGTTTCCCGGCCGGTTGGGGGGCGGCGGCCGGGCGCCCTTACGGAACCAATGTATGCCGGCCCGGTGACTCTCCATGCGCAGCGGCCGCCGGGGCCGGGCAGCGGTTGTCCACAAGGGGGCGGGCAACGGCCGGGCGAACCAGGACAGAGCGACCGCGATGCGGACTTCCAGGGCGTCCGGGGGCGGGTCCGCCTGCCCGCCCGGGCACGCGGCGCGGCCGGGCGGCAACGGAGCCCGACGGAGCCTGCCGCCGGCCATCGCCCGCGAGGAGAAGGAGGGCGACGCATGGGCGAGGGGTCCAGGGACGGGGATCGGGGGCTGCGGCCACCGGGGGGCATGGGGCAGGGCGGGGCCGGATCGCAGGGCCTGCCCCCCTACACCGTCCGGGTCAGCTCCAGGGCGCGCCGGGTGCGGCTGGTGCTTTCGCCGGCCGACGGCCTGGTGGTGGTGGTTCCGCCGGGGTACCGGCTGCAGCGGGTGCCCCAGGTGGTGGCCCAGCATGCGGCCTGGATCCAGCGGGCCCGGCAGCGCCTGGAACAGCAGGCCCGGGCCGCCGGCGGCGGGGCGGGCGATCCCTTGCTCCGCCAGGATGCCGCCGGCCTGGCTCCCCCGGCCTGGCTGTGGCTGCGGGCTCTGGGGGAGGTGTGGGCCGTGACGCCGGCGGGCCGGCCCACCCTGGGCGGCGCCGCCGGCGGAGGGGGCAAGCCCGCCGCCGGCCGGACCCCGCAGCAGGCCCTCTTCGCCGGCGGGGTCACCGGCGATCCAGGGGAACCGCCGCCCCCGGGCGCATCCCTGGCCGGGCAGGTCCGCCTGCCGGCCCGGGCCGGGGAGCAGGGTCCTGCCGCCTGGGGGCCTCCCCTCAGGGGGTGGCTGGCCGCCCGGGCCCGGGCGACCCTGCTGCCCTGGCTGGAACGGCTGGCGCGGGAGCGGGGCTTTCGCCTGGCGGGTTCGTCCATCGGCTGCCCCAAGACCCGCTGGGGCAGCTGTTCCGCCGGGCGCCACGTGCGCCTCAGCCTGAAGCTGCTCTTCCTGCCGCCAGAACTGGTGGAACACGTGCTGATCCACGAACTCTGTCATACCGTCCACCTCAACCACGGTCCCGCCTTCTGGGCCCTGGTGGAACGGCATGACCCCCGGGCGGCGCAGCACCGGCGCCAGCTCCGGGCGGCCTGGAGCTATGTACCGGCCTGGCTGCGGCCGGCGCGCTCCATCGGGCCTTCCCCGGCCGATGCCCGATGGTGAGGGGCGCCGGCGCGCAAGGCCGGCCGGGTCGCGGCCGGGATCGTTGACCTGCAGGGGCCGGCATGATAGCATCACTTTCAACAATCACAGAGCGCGTCTGCTCTCTTATCCAGAGTGGCGGAGGGACTGGCCCGATGAAGCCCGGCAACCGCCGGCCGTGCCTGGACGGCCGGTAAGGTGCCAACTCCTGCAGGATCCGTGCGGATCCTGAGAGATGAGAGGGCGCCGGAAATCTTTTCGGCCCTTCCCTCTCGGGAGGGGTAGTTTCTTATCCGGGACCCCTTCGGGGAGCGGGCGCGGGAGGGAGGGGGACGCGGTGATCCCCTGTCGCGGCCTTGTCGAGGTGGGGCCCTTGCCCCTGGAGCAGGGCGGCCACCTGCCCCGGGCCGAACTGGCCTACGAGACCTGGGGTCGCTGGGACCCCCAGCGCCAGAACGCCATCCTGATCTGCCACGCCCTGACGGGCGACGCCCACGTGGCCTCCCACCATCCCGGCGACCGCCCGGGCTGGTGGGAGGCGGCGGTGGGCCCGGGCCGGCCCATCGACACCCGCCGCTGGTTTGTCATTTGCAGCAACGTGCTGGGAGGCTGTTACGGGTCCACAGGCCCGGCCAGTCCTGAGGAGGCCGGCCACGGGCCCTGGGGCGGGCGGTTTCCCGTGATCACCGTGCGGGACATGGTCCATGCCCAGCGCCGGCTCCTGGATGCGCTGGGCATCGGGCGGCTCGCCCTGGTGGTGGGCGGTTCCCTGGGCGGCATGCAGGCGCTGGAGTGGGCCGTCACCTACCCCGAGCGGGTGGGAGCGGCGGCCGTCCTGGCGGCGCCGCCGGCCGCCTCGCCCCATGCCATCGCCTGGAACGAGGTGCAGCGCCAGGCGATCTTCGCAGACCCCGCCTGGCAGGGCGGCGACTATCCCGCCGCCCGCCCGCCCCGCCGCGGGCTGGCCCTGGCCCGGATGCTGGCCATGACCACCTACCGGGGTCGCGAGGAGTGGGAGGCGCGCTTTGGCCGGGAAGAGGTCCCGGCGGGCGCCGACCCGGTCGCCCAGCGGCTGGGCTCGTACGCCACCGCGCCGGCGGGCCCGGCCGAGGCCTTCCGGTTCCAGATCGAAAGCTACCTGCACTACCAGGGGGAAAAGCTGGTGCGCCGGTTCGATCCCGCCACGTACGTGACCCTGACCCGGGCCATGGATCTCCACGACGTAGGCCGGGGCCGGGGCGGGCTGGAGGGCGCCGCGGCCCGGGTCCAGGGCCGCATGTATGTGCTCAGCATCACCTCGGACCTGCTCTACCCCGTGGACGAGCAGCGGCGGCTGGTCCAGGCCCTGCGCCGGGCGGGCAAGAATGTCACATGGCAGGTCTGGAAGGCTCCCTGGGGCCACGACAGCTTCCTCGTGGACCCCGCGGGGGTGGCCCGCCGGGTGATGGACTGGCTGGAAGAACCCGGTGCTACCGCCGCGCCCGCGCAGGCCGGGGCGGTGGCGGCGGTGGGGGAGGGGCGCCCGTGAAGGGTCCCGTGGTGGCGCTGCTGGGTCTGGGCACCGTGGGTAGTGCGGTGGCGCGCCGGTTGCTCAACCCGCCACCCTGGCTGGTGGCGCGGCTGGGTGGCGTGCCGCGGCTGAAGGGGATCCTGGTACGCCACCCCGGCAAGCCGCGGCCGGCGGCCGTCGACCGCAGCCTGCTCACCACCGATGCCGACCAGCTGCTGGGCGATCCTGAGGTCGACGTGGTGATCGAGCTCATCGGCGGTGTCGAACCGGCCCGCCAGTACGTCCTGCGGGCCCTGGAAGCCGGCCGCCACGTGATCACCGCCAACAAGGCCCTTCTGGCCGAATCCCTGGCGACCCTGTCGGCGGTGGCCCGCCGGCACGGGGTGGAGCTGGCCTTCGAAGGGGCGGTGGCCGGCGGGGTGCCCATCATTCGCCCGCTGCTGAGGTGCCTGGCGGCCAACCGGGTGCGCCGCCTGCGGGCGGTCCTGAATGGCACCTGCAATTTCGTCCTCACCCAGGTGGAGCAGGGCGCCACCCTGGAGGACGCGGTTCGTGCCGCCCAGGCCGCCGGCTATGCGGAAGCCGATCCCAGCGACGACTTGTCGGGGCGCGACGCGGCCCGCAAGCTGGCCATCCTGGCGACCCTGGTGACGGGCGAGCCCGTGGCCTGGACCGCCGTGGCCCGTCGCGGGCTGGACGACCCCGCCTTTCGCCGTGCCCTGCAGGAGGGAGGGGGCGGGGGCGAGGCGGCCCGCCAGGGCGGCGGCGCTGCCCGCTGGCGCCTGGTGGCCACCGCCGAGTGGACGGGGCCGGCCCCCCGGCTGGCCGTCGAGCCGCAGATGTTGCCGCCCCACGACCCCCTGCTCCAGGCGGCCGGGGTGGAGAATATGATCCTGATCGAGGCGGATCCGGTGGGCACGGTGCGGTTTGCCGGGCCCGGGGCCGGCGGCGATGCCACCGCCAGCGCCGTCCTGGCGGACCTGATCGCCATCTGGCGGGGCGACCGCCTGCCGTTGCCGGACCTGGAGGCCGGCCGGTCCGTGGCCGTGCAGCCCTCGGCGGCCGTGCCCCGCGCCGGGTTCGACACCGAGTGGCAGGATCCGGCGGCTGCGGCGGTTAAACTGAGGTTGACGGAAGGTTGAACGGCTCACCGGCCGCCGGGCTCCGCGGCCGGGCGGCCGCGGCAGGGGGGAGCGGCATGGGCCCCAGGCATCTCGCCCAGTGCTATCGTTGCCGGCGCACCTTCGAGGCCGACCGCCGGGGGGCCCGCTACTGCCCGGAGTGCGAGCGGGAGCAGCGGCGCCGGTTCCGGGTGTTGCCGGGGGGGAAGGATCCCCGCTACGGCTGGGGGGTGGCGCCCGCGGCGCGGCCGCGGGCTGCGCGGCCGGGCCCGCGAAGCGGGCGCTGGCCGCTGGGCTGGCGGCAAGCGCGGCGGGGCGGGCCGGTGTCCTGGCGGAGCCGCTGGACCTGGCGGCGGTGGCACCAGCTCCTGCGCCTGGTGGCCGTGGTGGCCGCGGCCGCGGCGGCGCAGGTGGCCTGGGAACAGGTGGACGCCGGTTCCTGGCCGGTCGAGTGGCTGGTATACCTGGCAGGAGCGGCCTGGATTTGGAACCGGCGGGATCAAGCGGCCTAGGTCGCGACACCCAAGCGGCCTGGGTACCGGCACCGGGGTACACATGGTCCGGCGGCGGGTATCCCGCCGCCGGTTGCTTCGTCCCGCGCCCTTTCCGGCCGCTTCCCTCCACTGCGCCCCGGTGCACCTGCGGGCCCGGCGACGCCTGGGGTCCCGGCGCCATGGCGAACCCCAGGGGCATGGGGAGCCTCGAGCGGAGGTTCCCGCCCGGCCGCGCCCTCAGGCGCCCTCCTCCGGACCGTCGCCGGGTTCCACGGCCAGGCCTGCCTCCCGCAGCCGGGCCGCCAGCTCGGGCCGGGTCCCCCTGAGCCGGATGCGGCGGGGGCCTAGCGCCTTGAGCAGGCCGGCGGCCAGGTCCTCCCGCTCCAGCGGTACCCGCGGGTCCAGGTGCCCCTCCAGAAACTCGCGGTAGAGGGGCGGCCCGCCGGGCTCCCGGATGACCAGGTCCCGTCCCTGCCCTTCCACCCAGAGCTCCTCGGGCCCCTCCTCTACCGGGCGCAGGGTGCCGAGGAACTGCTCCAGGGCCCGCTCCAACCAGAGCTGCTGCAAGCCTGTCCGGGCCAGCTCGCCCACCAGGCTGCGCAAGAACCGCTCGCCGCGAAAGCGTAGCCAGCCCAGAATGCTCAGGCGACCGTGCTGGAGCAGTTCGGGCAGCAGCAGAGCCGCCGTTCCGCGGGCCAGGGGCGGCTGGGCCAGCAGGGGGAGGCTCTGCTTCCAGACCTGCAGCCGGTCATCGGGGTCGACTGCCGCGTAGCGGGAATCCAGGTGCTCCAGCAGCATCTCCGGCAAGAGGACCTGGTGCACGAAGTGGGACGCGGCCTGGGCCGCCGGCTGGGGCACGTATTCGGTCAAAAAGACCCACCGCTGGCGCGACCGGAACACGGTATAGACCAACCGCTCCCGCTCCAGCACCCGCTGGAACTCCGAGGGGTGGGTCTCCACGGAGATGGCCAGCTGTCCCTGCGCGCCCATCAGGCCAACCTCCCGCTGTTCCCGGCCACCGCCGGCGGCTCCAGCGGGCGGCCCTGGCGGGGTGGCCGGCCCGCGGGGCGCCGCCACCGAGGTGGCCCTGGTTATCCCTTAGTCTATGCGGACTCCCCACCCCGCTCCTGCCGGTGGTGCGACGCCCGCTTCCATTCCGTCAGCCGCCGCCCGGCGTGGCTGACACCCGTACCGGACGGGCGCGCACCCCTCCGTCGAGCCCAGGGCCCCGCCGCCTCCGGCCCCAGGGGCCGTCCACACCCGGGCGGGGTCCTGCGAAGCCAGGGGCGGTGGAACGATTCACCATCCCTGGGTCTTGAGCCGGCGGGAGGAACCGCCCCGGTCCTTAGCCAAAAGCCTGAAGGATATACCGTGTCGCCCGGGCCCCTGTGGGGTCCGGGCGGGCGGCGGGCCGGTGGCCCGGGCGTCCCCTGCCAGGGCGGCGGCCGGGCGCGTCAAGGGGCCGGCGACGCCGCCGGACTGGAAGGCAGGGCCGCTGGACTTGCCGCGGCCCGGGCAGCGGATGGGCTGCGGCCCAGGCCCGCTGGTGGCCTGGCGCCGGACCAGGCGCCCGAAGGCTGGAGACCGGTCTTCGGCGTACGGCAGCAAGGAGGTGCCATGCAGGTTGCCGGCTGCAACCAACCGGCGGCCCTCCGCAGGCCGGTGGGGGAGGGGCGGTCATGGAGGGCGCCGGCAGGCGGGGGGATGCGCGCCGTGGCAACAAGCGGTGCGGCGCGGCGGGTTCGTGCTGCTTGCCGTCGCCCTGGGGCTGGCGGTCCTGGCGGGCGCGGTCCCCGGGGTCCCGGCGGCCCGGGTCCGGGCGGAAGGGTCCGCACCCCAGCAGCCGCCATCCCAAGACGCCCGGGCGGCCATCCTGGTGGACGCGGCCACCGGGCAGGTGCTCTACGCGCGCAACGCCGACGCCACCATGCCTATGGCCAGCACGACCAAGATCATGACGGCCCTGCTGGCCATCGAGCGAGGGGACCTGCAGCAGGTCATCACCACCAGCCAGCGGGCCTTCGGCGTCGAGGGGTCCAGCCTCTACCTGGCCCTAGGCGAGCAGCGGACCCTGGAAGAGCTTCTCTACGGGCTCATGCTCCAGTCGGGCAACGACGCGGCGGTGGCCATCGCCGAAGGCCTGGCCGGGTCCGTGGAGACCTTCGTCCAGTGGATGAACCAGCGCGCCCGGGAACTGGGCCTGGAACACACCCGCTTCGCCGATCCCCACGGGCTCGCCAGCCGGGACCACTACACCTCGGCGCGGGACCTGGCCACCCTGGCCCGGGTAGCCCTGGCCAATCCCACCTTCCGGCGCGTCGTGGGAACCAGGGAGTACCGGATGCCCTGGCCCGAAAAGAACTCGGAGCGGGTGCTTTACAACCACAACCGGTTCCTCTGGCGCTACGACGGCGCCACGGGTGTGAAGAACGGCTACACCAGCGCCGCCCGTGGAGCCCTGGTGGCGTCGGCGCAGCGCGGCGGCGTCGAGCTGGTCGGGGTCCTGCTGGGGGCGCATCCCACGGGGATGTACCGGGACATGGCGGCCCTGATGGACTGGGGTTTTGCCCGCTTTGAGCCCCTGCCGCTGGTGCAGGCCGGCGAGCGGGTGGGGCAGGTGCCGGTACGGGGCGGCCGGCAGGACAGCGTGGCGGCCGTCGCCGCCTACGGCGTCCGGTGGCTGGTTCCTCGGGACGAGCCGGCGCCGCCGGTCCGGCGCCAGGTGGAGCTGGAGCAGGCCTTGCAGGCGCCGGTGGGCGAGGGCGCGCGGGTCGGCACCCTGGTGGTGCGCGTGGGCGACCAGGTCGTCGACCGGATCCCCTTGCTCAGCGGCGCGGCGGTCGAGCCGCTCACGGCCTGGGAAGCGGCGGCCCGGGCGGTCAAGGCGCGGCAGCCGTGGCCCTACGCCTGGGGCTTGGCCTTGCTGGCCGCGGCCTGGACGGTCCTTCGCCGGCGGCGAGCCATGCTGGCGCGGCGTCGCTGGCGGCGCCGGGTGGCGGCGTTCGACCCGCTGTGGTACGCCTTTCGCGCGCGGGATCCGGGAGCTGACTGAAGCGTCAGCGGGCAGGCGCCCGGCGGGCCGGCCGCCTGCCGGACGGCAGCCTGCCCCACCGGCGCCAGGCATCGGGGGTATCGGCCCGGCGGGCCTTCTCACACTACAAATGGCCCGTCTTTCGCGGCCGAACACCGAACCCGAGGTGGTGCCTGCATGGCCAGACGACGCGGCGCCGGCGACCTGCTGGTTCCCGGCGCGCAGCCGGGGCTGGACCGCTTGAAGATGGAAGTCGCCCAGGAAATCGGCCTGTTGCCGCCCGGCGCGGCCTCGCCCCACGCCTACGACGCGGCCCTGGACCGGCAGAAGTGGGAGGTGGCCGAGGAACTCGGCCTGGCCGACCGGATCCGCCAGGTGGGCTGGGGGGAGATGACGACCCGGGATTGCGGCGCCATCGGCGGGCGCCTGGGCGGCCGCTTGGGCGGCCAGATGGTCCGGCGGATGATCGCCCTGGCCGAACAACAGCTGGCAGGGGCGGGAGGCCCGCCCACCACCGGTCCAAGCTGGTGAGTCGGCACCCCGGTCGGTAGACGGTACAATGAAGGAAAGACGGGGTCGGGCGGCGACCCGGGCAGCCGGGTGGCCGCCTTTTTGCGCGTTCTCCCTGGCGCGCCGGGACCGGGCCCCGAGGGGAGGGATGCCCATGGCTTGTCCCGATCCGGCCGGCCTCAAGCGAGCCCTCCTGGCCGAGGCGCGCCGGCTGGGTTTCGTGGCGGCCGGCGTGGCGGCCGCCGCCCCCCAGGTGGATCTGGAGTGGCTCCTGCGGCGGCGCCAGGCGCAGGGGATGGCCACCCCCTGGGAAGATCCGGACCCGGCCCGGCGAGCGGACCCTTCCAGCCTGTTGCCGGGTGCCCGCTCGGTGGTGGCCGTGGCCATGGCCTACGACCCTCCCCGCACCCGGCGCCGGGCGGCGGAGGGGCAAGGACCCCGGGAGGGCACAGGCGACCGGGGTGGGCGCCGCGAGCCGCCCTCCCTGCGGGGCTATGTGGCGGCGGCGGGCCGGACCCGCTCGTACCAGCACGTCATGACCCGGCGGCTCCAAGCGCTGGGCCGCTGGCTGGAAGCCACGGTGCCGGGTGGCTGCCGGTGGGCCGTGCAGGTGGACACCGGGCCGCTGGTGGACCGGGCCTGGGCCCGGCAGGCGGGGATCGGCTGGATTGGCAAGAACGCGTGCCTGATCGTGCCCGGGGCCGGGTCCTGGGTCTTCCTGGGCGAGCTGGTCACCGACGTGGAACTTCCCCCCGACCAGCCCCTGGCCGATGCCTGCGCCGGCTGCGACCTCTGCCTGCGGGCTTGCCCCACGGGCGCCTTCCTTGCGCCGCGGCAGCTGGATCCCCGGCGCTGCATCTCCTTCTTGAGCCAGAAGCCGGGCATGCTGGACGAGGAGGAACGGGCTGCCCTCGGCCAGAGCCTGTACGGTTGCGATGCATGCCAGGCGGTGTGCCCGTTCAATCGCCGGGCCGTGCCGGGCCATCCTGCCCTGCGGCCACGGCCCGGTGACCCCGAGGACCCGGCGGCTCCCCTTCTGCCGGACCTTCTGGCCATGGGCCGCGCCGCGTTTCAGGCGAGATACCGGCCCCTGACGGGGGCATGGCGGGGCCGCAAGGCCTGGCAGCGCAACGCCATCGTCGCCCTGGGCAACCGGGGTCCTGCGGCCCGGCCGGCGGTTCCGGCTCTGGCCCGCGTGCTCCTGGGGGATCCGCGGCCCGACCTGCGCGCCCTGGCCGCCTGGGCCCTGGCCCGGATCGGGGGCGATGCCGCCCGGGAGGCCCTGGAACGGGCCCGGGCGCAAGACCCGGATGCGGCCGTCCGCCAGGCGGCGGCCAGGGCCCTGGCGGAAGGGGCTCGGCCCGCGCGGAAGCCGGTCTGAGGGAGCAGGTTCAGGGCGGGGGTCAGGGTCCTCCGGCAGGGTCCCCCGGCGCCGGCAC is part of the Thermaerobacter subterraneus DSM 13965 genome and harbors:
- the sfsA gene encoding DNA/RNA nuclease SfsA, with protein sequence MNVALPWPSPLVPVIILRRLNRFAVEAVPASPGTSGPAGGRAGTDQPRGRPCGPGHAAGRTVAAAVGGAGDGAAGKVLRLHLPNSGRMAELLVPGTPGLAWIPAAAPQPEQQAGGTPAASRRQARAPLGPPQPLPGPAAAAVRQPPPPSGTAGRAGSAAEGGRRTAGDLLLVSFNGRWVSVDARMPNRLFAAALDRRALLPFAAYRRWQTEVPWGAGRLDFRLEGAGEPLRPCLVETKSCNLVEDGTALFPDAPTARGARHLEELAQAVRQGWRAAVVWFVQRDDAARLAPHRRADPHFAAALARARAAGVEAYAYRCRVSPAGISLLGPIPVVPE
- a CDS encoding biotin--[acetyl-CoA-carboxylase] ligase, with protein sequence MPAKDAVRGDGPRPRSRVLAALLAAGGQPVSGATLAEGLGITRAALWKHIEALRRDGWPVEGRPHQGYTLDSGAAGRLAARRFVPELLEARRAGARLGHTVHWLAEVGSTNDVARRLAEAGAPEGTVVVADRQAAGRGRLRRAWWSPPGGLWMSLILRPALPPEHLPLLTLAAAAAVAEAAEGLAGRPVQVKWPNDVLIDDRKVAGILLETVSHPHGAEYVVAGIGVNLDVEGEPVPAELAGRLTWLAREAGRRVTRNELAEAILQRLEERYAQLHQEGPGPVLAAWRSRAAWLGEPVRVALPTGEVAGIALDVAPDGSLVVEQAGGRRQRILAGDVQRLRPAGAPPGAGSR
- a CDS encoding cupredoxin domain-containing protein gives rise to the protein MSDGAAPGPAARSVIALLVSAALLAGALGLHLRSTRPGVAGVTAPGRPVADRVIRLSEYAYQPAVIEVRQGTRVRLTLINTGREEHELEIDGYGIEVAGLRPGTSVRLIFNADLPGRFELACHMPGHYEKGMRGILVVHPADAQR
- a CDS encoding SprT family zinc-dependent metalloprotease; this translates as MGEGSRDGDRGLRPPGGMGQGGAGSQGLPPYTVRVSSRARRVRLVLSPADGLVVVVPPGYRLQRVPQVVAQHAAWIQRARQRLEQQARAAGGGAGDPLLRQDAAGLAPPAWLWLRALGEVWAVTPAGRPTLGGAAGGGGKPAAGRTPQQALFAGGVTGDPGEPPPPGASLAGQVRLPARAGEQGPAAWGPPLRGWLAARARATLLPWLERLARERGFRLAGSSIGCPKTRWGSCSAGRHVRLSLKLLFLPPELVEHVLIHELCHTVHLNHGPAFWALVERHDPRAAQHRRQLRAAWSYVPAWLRPARSIGPSPADARW
- the metX gene encoding homoserine O-acetyltransferase MetX encodes the protein MIPCRGLVEVGPLPLEQGGHLPRAELAYETWGRWDPQRQNAILICHALTGDAHVASHHPGDRPGWWEAAVGPGRPIDTRRWFVICSNVLGGCYGSTGPASPEEAGHGPWGGRFPVITVRDMVHAQRRLLDALGIGRLALVVGGSLGGMQALEWAVTYPERVGAAAVLAAPPAASPHAIAWNEVQRQAIFADPAWQGGDYPAARPPRRGLALARMLAMTTYRGREEWEARFGREEVPAGADPVAQRLGSYATAPAGPAEAFRFQIESYLHYQGEKLVRRFDPATYVTLTRAMDLHDVGRGRGGLEGAAARVQGRMYVLSITSDLLYPVDEQRRLVQALRRAGKNVTWQVWKAPWGHDSFLVDPAGVARRVMDWLEEPGATAAPAQAGAVAAVGEGRP
- a CDS encoding homoserine dehydrogenase; amino-acid sequence: MKGPVVALLGLGTVGSAVARRLLNPPPWLVARLGGVPRLKGILVRHPGKPRPAAVDRSLLTTDADQLLGDPEVDVVIELIGGVEPARQYVLRALEAGRHVITANKALLAESLATLSAVARRHGVELAFEGAVAGGVPIIRPLLRCLAANRVRRLRAVLNGTCNFVLTQVEQGATLEDAVRAAQAAGYAEADPSDDLSGRDAARKLAILATLVTGEPVAWTAVARRGLDDPAFRRALQEGGGGGEAARQGGGAARWRLVATAEWTGPAPRLAVEPQMLPPHDPLLQAAGVENMILIEADPVGTVRFAGPGAGGDATASAVLADLIAIWRGDRLPLPDLEAGRSVAVQPSAAVPRAGFDTEWQDPAAAAVKLRLTEG
- a CDS encoding D-alanyl-D-alanine carboxypeptidase family protein, with the translated sequence MLLAVALGLAVLAGAVPGVPAARVRAEGSAPQQPPSQDARAAILVDAATGQVLYARNADATMPMASTTKIMTALLAIERGDLQQVITTSQRAFGVEGSSLYLALGEQRTLEELLYGLMLQSGNDAAVAIAEGLAGSVETFVQWMNQRARELGLEHTRFADPHGLASRDHYTSARDLATLARVALANPTFRRVVGTREYRMPWPEKNSERVLYNHNRFLWRYDGATGVKNGYTSAARGALVASAQRGGVELVGVLLGAHPTGMYRDMAALMDWGFARFEPLPLVQAGERVGQVPVRGGRQDSVAAVAAYGVRWLVPRDEPAPPVRRQVELEQALQAPVGEGARVGTLVVRVGDQVVDRIPLLSGAAVEPLTAWEAAARAVKARQPWPYAWGLALLAAAWTVLRRRRAMLARRRWRRRVAAFDPLWYAFRARDPGAD
- a CDS encoding alpha/beta-type small acid-soluble spore protein, producing MARRRGAGDLLVPGAQPGLDRLKMEVAQEIGLLPPGAASPHAYDAALDRQKWEVAEELGLADRIRQVGWGEMTTRDCGAIGGRLGGRLGGQMVRRMIALAEQQLAGAGGPPTTGPSW
- the queG gene encoding tRNA epoxyqueuosine(34) reductase QueG; this encodes MACPDPAGLKRALLAEARRLGFVAAGVAAAAPQVDLEWLLRRRQAQGMATPWEDPDPARRADPSSLLPGARSVVAVAMAYDPPRTRRRAAEGQGPREGTGDRGGRREPPSLRGYVAAAGRTRSYQHVMTRRLQALGRWLEATVPGGCRWAVQVDTGPLVDRAWARQAGIGWIGKNACLIVPGAGSWVFLGELVTDVELPPDQPLADACAGCDLCLRACPTGAFLAPRQLDPRRCISFLSQKPGMLDEEERAALGQSLYGCDACQAVCPFNRRAVPGHPALRPRPGDPEDPAAPLLPDLLAMGRAAFQARYRPLTGAWRGRKAWQRNAIVALGNRGPAARPAVPALARVLLGDPRPDLRALAAWALARIGGDAAREALERARAQDPDAAVRQAAARALAEGARPARKPV